The Sulfurospirillum deleyianum DSM 6946 nucleotide sequence CGCTTATGATTGAAAACCACACGCCCCTTCCCTCGTTCTGTCTCTTTGAAGAAAAAATGCTTACATGTAAAAGTCCTAAACTCTTTTTAATTGATATTAAACAATTTAAAAATATTATCTTAACCTATGGCGATGAGGGAGGAAGCCGTGTTCTTTCCGCTTTTCATGACCTACTTCTCACCTTTGCGACCGAACATGAAATGGAACTCTTTGCACTGTTTGATGACACATTTGCCCTACTTATTGATACCCCCTTTGAGCTCTCAAAAATGGAACATCTCATCAGCGCTTTAAGCCGTGAAATGGAGCATATTCTCATTCCTTATGAGGGTAAAATACTCACACTCAATGTACACATTGGCATTAGTTTTGACCACTTTGAAGGGTTACAAAAGGCACAAAAAGCACTGCTCGTTGCCAAAGCAGAAAACCAACTTTTCGTCACCTACTCTGAATTTGCCAATATCTTGATGAACGAAAATGAAGAAGCGATTGAAGCAATGATAAAAACAGCGATTGAAGAGGGACAAATTGTCCTCCATTTTCAATCCATCATCGATAAAAATAGCACCGTTTTGTGCTACGAGGCCTTGCTACGTCTTGCTTATCATAACACCCTTCAATCCCCTAAACTCTTTTTAAAAATTGCTAAAAAACGCCATTTTTATGATCGCTTACTAGAGAGTATTGCACAAAAGGCGCTCACACTGGCTAAACAAAAAGGGATTAAGATAGCACTCAATCTCTCATGGGAAGATTTGCAAGATCAAGAACGTCTTGCTTTTATAGAGACAACCTTTTCGAATCAACCGATTATTTTAGAAATTGAATACAAAAAAGAGATACCTTTTGAGCCCTTTAAAGAAGCTCTCCAACAACTCAAACACGCAAACATC carries:
- a CDS encoding EAL domain-containing protein; this encodes MIENHTPLPSFCLFEEKMLTCKSPKLFLIDIKQFKNIILTYGDEGGSRVLSAFHDLLLTFATEHEMELFALFDDTFALLIDTPFELSKMEHLISALSREMEHILIPYEGKILTLNVHIGISFDHFEGLQKAQKALLVAKAENQLFVTYSEFANILMNENEEAIEAMIKTAIEEGQIVLHFQSIIDKNSTVLCYEALLRLAYHNTLQSPKLFLKIAKKRHFYDRLLESIAQKALTLAKQKGIKIALNLSWEDLQDQERLAFIETTFSNQPIILEIEYKKEIPFEPFKEALQQLKHANITLSLDNVCDSSLLEFCDGGLIDIVKVHGSLIRNLCTDEHARFTCNTILELCKAKNIQTVATHLNSQTTLETVRTLGFDLFQGYIIDQPHAFE